From the Argopecten irradians isolate NY chromosome 13, Ai_NY, whole genome shotgun sequence genome, one window contains:
- the LOC138306405 gene encoding CDC42 small effector protein 2-like isoform X2: protein MGDTLFCFTCCIAEQPQPKRRRRIDPSMIGQPTDFRHTGHIGSRDIGNGISSSNSTMSEVQSQMSSKGGYDHVSPVNVHLNVIDLPHKHNGTEILS from the exons ATGGGCGACACTCTCTTTTGTTTCACATGTTGTATTGCAGAACAACCTCAACCG AAGCGACGACGTAGAATCGACCCCAGTATGATTGGCCAGCCAACAGACTTCCGTCATACCGGACACATAGGATCACGGGATATTGGAAATGGCATATCATCGTCAAACAGCACG ATGAGTGAAGTACAGTCACAGATGTCCTCTAAAGGCGGTTACGATCACGTGTCTCCGGTAAATGTACATCTCAATGTGATAGATCTACCCCACAAACACAATG GCACGGAAATACTGAGTTAG
- the LOC138306405 gene encoding CDC42 small effector protein 2-like isoform X1 gives MGDTLFCFTCCIAEQPQPQKRRRRIDPSMIGQPTDFRHTGHIGSRDIGNGISSSNSTMSEVQSQMSSKGGYDHVSPVNVHLNVIDLPHKHNGTEILS, from the exons ATGGGCGACACTCTCTTTTGTTTCACATGTTGTATTGCAGAACAACCTCAACCG CAGAAGCGACGACGTAGAATCGACCCCAGTATGATTGGCCAGCCAACAGACTTCCGTCATACCGGACACATAGGATCACGGGATATTGGAAATGGCATATCATCGTCAAACAGCACG ATGAGTGAAGTACAGTCACAGATGTCCTCTAAAGGCGGTTACGATCACGTGTCTCCGGTAAATGTACATCTCAATGTGATAGATCTACCCCACAAACACAATG GCACGGAAATACTGAGTTAG